A single genomic interval of Nostoc commune NIES-4072 harbors:
- the psaK gene encoding photosystem I reaction center subunit PsaK, whose amino-acid sequence MFTSTLLAAATTPLQWSPTVALIMIIVNIVAIAFGKSTIKYPNAEPGLPSANFFGGFGLPALLATTAFGHILGVGVILGLHNLGRI is encoded by the coding sequence GTGTTTACTTCAACCCTACTAGCTGCCGCAACTACACCTCTGCAATGGAGTCCGACAGTTGCACTGATTATGATTATCGTTAATATCGTTGCCATTGCCTTTGGTAAATCTACCATTAAATATCCCAACGCAGAACCAGGACTACCCTCAGCCAATTTTTTTGGTGGTTTTGGTTTACCAGCCCTTTTAGCAACTACTGCCTTTGGTCATATCTTAGGAGTGGGCGTTATCTTAGGATTGCATAACCTGGGAAGAATTTAG
- a CDS encoding Rqc2 family fibronectin-binding protein codes for MQPVDFTTLTAACSEIRANWLPSRLEQVYQRDRYTIAMALRTLKQRDWLQISWHPQAAHICIGDPPPRSPDTFTFSQQLIHQLNGLALVAIEAIAPWERVIDLQFARRPGETALYHVYAEIMGKYSNVILTDANNIIITAAHQVSQQQSSVRPIQTAQPYETPPKLTGTVPSLNESQERWQERVSLVPGAIKRQLLKSYSGLSAALLELMLLEANIAPETSTDTLNPDDWRRLFERWQEWLQALDSGKFQPAWTKDGYTVMGWGAVKKVKNIQELLNRYYSNQIDQQLFSQLRHQLSQKLNNILAKLQNKAQTFKTRLQQSDQADEYRQKADLLMAHLQNWEPGMKEIILADFDTNLPVAIALLPDKNAVQNAQGLYKQHQKLKRARAAVEPLLLEVQIEIEYLEQVEAAIAQIDTYQTAEDLRALEEIREELIGQKYLEDPEYRSRSANEPPSTNFHRYLTPNGFEVLIGRNNRQNDQLTFRVAGDYDLWFHAQEIPGSHVLLRLEPGAVAEEADLQFVANLAAYYSRARQSEQVPVVYTQLKHVYKPKGAKPGIAIYKQETILWGKPQMVVSH; via the coding sequence TTGCAACCAGTTGACTTTACCACTCTCACAGCTGCTTGTAGCGAAATCCGCGCTAACTGGCTACCATCACGCTTAGAACAGGTTTACCAGCGCGATCGCTACACTATTGCTATGGCATTACGCACCCTGAAACAGCGAGATTGGCTGCAAATTTCTTGGCATCCCCAAGCTGCACATATTTGCATCGGCGATCCACCACCGCGATCGCCAGATACCTTTACTTTTAGTCAACAACTGATACACCAATTAAATGGTTTAGCACTGGTAGCTATTGAAGCGATCGCCCCTTGGGAGCGGGTTATCGATTTGCAATTTGCCCGTCGTCCCGGAGAAACCGCCCTATATCATGTCTATGCGGAAATCATGGGCAAGTATAGCAACGTCATCCTCACCGACGCCAACAATATAATTATCACCGCAGCTCATCAAGTAAGTCAGCAACAATCTAGTGTCCGTCCCATCCAAACCGCACAACCTTATGAAACACCGCCAAAACTGACTGGAACTGTCCCCAGTTTGAACGAATCACAAGAACGTTGGCAAGAACGGGTAAGTTTAGTGCCAGGAGCAATCAAGCGGCAATTGCTGAAAAGTTATAGTGGCTTGAGTGCAGCACTACTGGAGTTAATGCTGCTAGAAGCAAATATCGCACCAGAAACATCCACCGATACTCTTAATCCTGACGATTGGCGACGGCTATTTGAACGTTGGCAAGAATGGCTGCAAGCATTGGATTCGGGTAAATTCCAACCCGCTTGGACAAAAGATGGCTACACCGTAATGGGTTGGGGTGCAGTTAAAAAGGTCAAGAATATCCAGGAGTTACTCAACCGCTACTACAGTAACCAAATTGACCAACAGTTATTTTCTCAATTGCGCCATCAGTTGAGCCAGAAATTGAATAATATTCTGGCGAAATTACAGAATAAGGCTCAAACCTTTAAGACGCGCTTGCAGCAATCAGATCAAGCCGATGAATATCGACAGAAAGCTGATTTATTGATGGCTCACCTGCAAAACTGGGAACCAGGGATGAAAGAAATTATCCTTGCTGATTTTGATACAAATCTGCCAGTAGCGATCGCTCTGTTGCCAGATAAAAATGCTGTCCAAAATGCCCAAGGTCTTTACAAACAACACCAAAAGCTCAAACGCGCTCGTGCTGCCGTCGAACCGCTACTATTAGAAGTGCAGATAGAAATTGAGTATTTAGAACAAGTAGAAGCTGCGATCGCTCAGATAGACACCTACCAAACAGCAGAAGATTTGCGAGCTTTAGAAGAAATCCGCGAAGAATTGATTGGACAAAAGTATTTAGAAGATCCAGAATATCGCAGCCGCAGCGCCAATGAACCCCCCAGCACCAACTTTCATCGTTACCTGACCCCTAACGGCTTTGAAGTATTAATCGGTCGCAACAATCGCCAAAATGACCAATTGACCTTTCGTGTAGCTGGGGATTATGACTTATGGTTCCACGCTCAAGAAATTCCAGGGAGCCATGTGCTATTACGTCTAGAACCCGGTGCTGTTGCAGAAGAAGCTGATTTACAATTTGTAGCTAATCTTGCCGCCTACTACAGTCGCGCCCGTCAGAGTGAACAAGTGCCAGTAGTTTACACTCAGCTAAAACACGTTTACAAACCCAAAGGAGCAAAACCAGGAATTGCAATTTACAAGCAGGAAACCATCCTCTGGGGAAAACCACAAATGGTCGTTAGTCATTAG
- a CDS encoding metal ABC transporter permease, with amino-acid sequence MNFFNDCQIARLAIANTNDLVSLLTFPFMQRAIVGAVLMGILGGMLGSFVTLRQLSFFSHAVGHAALVGVALGVLLQINPTWMLLPFTLVFGVIVLYFIDKTDLGSDSVLSIVLSGALAIGVILTSLIKGYRGNLMAVLFGDILAIDTTDLILTLLVLVGGSIFLLSTLRQQILLTLNPDVAQVQGIPVQLYRYVFVVLLSLAVAVAIKAVGVLLVNAFLVIPASTAKLMSHHFSRFLIMSVIVGSISSIAGIIVSGIFNFASGPSIVLVQFLLFVAVFIWFKLNLKAA; translated from the coding sequence ATGAATTTCTTCAATGATTGTCAGATAGCAAGGCTTGCGATCGCCAATACTAATGACTTGGTAAGCTTGTTAACATTCCCTTTTATGCAGCGTGCGATCGTCGGTGCTGTGTTGATGGGAATACTTGGCGGGATGTTGGGTAGTTTTGTCACCTTGCGCCAGTTATCTTTTTTCAGCCACGCAGTTGGTCATGCAGCATTAGTAGGTGTGGCGTTAGGTGTGCTGCTACAAATAAATCCGACTTGGATGCTGTTACCTTTCACGTTGGTTTTTGGGGTTATTGTCCTCTACTTTATCGACAAAACCGACTTAGGTAGCGATAGCGTCCTTAGCATAGTCCTATCTGGGGCATTAGCGATCGGTGTGATTCTCACTAGCCTAATTAAAGGATATCGTGGCAACTTGATGGCTGTGCTGTTCGGCGATATTCTAGCGATCGATACCACAGATTTGATTTTGACGCTGCTAGTACTTGTGGGAGGCAGCATATTTTTATTATCAACTCTGCGCCAGCAAATTTTATTGACCCTTAACCCCGATGTAGCACAAGTTCAAGGTATTCCCGTCCAGTTGTACCGCTACGTTTTTGTGGTCTTGCTTTCACTCGCCGTTGCTGTAGCGATTAAAGCTGTCGGCGTTTTACTAGTGAACGCCTTTTTGGTGATTCCCGCCTCCACCGCCAAACTGATGAGTCACCACTTTAGCCGCTTTCTAATCATGTCAGTGATAGTTGGTTCTATTAGCAGTATTGCTGGCATCATTGTGTCAGGTATTTTTAACTTTGCTTCTGGCCCAAGTATTGTTCTTGTGCAATTTCTGCTATTTGTAGCCGTTTTCATCTGGTTTAAGTTGAATTTGAAAGCCGCGTAA
- a CDS encoding metal ABC transporter ATP-binding protein — protein MTNDIAILKVEGLTVYQGSYLAVRDVSFELLPGTDTAIVGPNGAGKSTLVKAVLDLIPRSAGTIEILGRPIARLGRLRHLLGYMPQNFIFDRSFPISVSELVGLGWDKEAKKGDLFFSRLWRQDREKSAAVGEALRRTDAYHLQHQAIGTLSGGQLKRVLLAYCLVMPRKLLVLDEAFAGVDVQGSADFYALLNELKRQEGWTVLQVSHDIDMVNRHCDRVLCLNQSIVCTGKPEIALSPQNLLATYGPGFSRYQHQH, from the coding sequence ATGACTAATGACATTGCTATTTTAAAAGTAGAAGGATTAACTGTTTATCAAGGCAGCTATCTAGCTGTTCGAGATGTTTCTTTTGAATTATTGCCAGGAACAGATACAGCTATCGTCGGCCCCAATGGTGCTGGTAAAAGTACTCTGGTAAAAGCAGTTTTAGATTTGATACCTCGAAGTGCTGGTACGATTGAAATTTTAGGTCGTCCAATTGCAAGACTGGGGCGTTTACGTCACTTGTTGGGCTATATGCCGCAAAACTTCATTTTTGACCGCAGCTTTCCCATTTCTGTGAGCGAATTAGTAGGACTTGGATGGGACAAAGAAGCGAAAAAAGGGGATTTATTTTTCTCCAGGCTGTGGAGACAAGACCGAGAAAAATCGGCAGCCGTAGGAGAAGCTTTACGGCGAACCGATGCTTATCATTTACAGCATCAAGCTATTGGTACTCTTAGCGGTGGTCAACTCAAGCGGGTTTTATTGGCTTATTGTTTGGTAATGCCTCGCAAACTCTTGGTACTCGATGAAGCCTTTGCTGGTGTTGATGTGCAAGGTTCAGCAGATTTTTACGCTTTGCTAAATGAATTAAAGCGTCAGGAAGGTTGGACGGTATTGCAAGTCTCTCATGATATTGATATGGTAAATCGCCATTGCGATCGCGTGCTTTGCCTGAATCAAAGCATTGTTTGTACTGGTAAGCCAGAAATTGCCCTTTCACCGCAAAACCTATTAGCAACCTACGGCCCAGGTTTTAGCCGTTACCAGCACCAACATTAA
- a CDS encoding metal ABC transporter substrate-binding protein has product MLSITTGCSQSNPNQGTTSEQSPQAQEAASTPSVQSEKTKVVTTFLPIYLFTKAVAGNVADVEILVPPGTEVHEYQATPENVKAIATANVLVKNGLGLEGFLENTVKNAQNSKLAEIDASIGIKPLNEISPVVKTSQEEKDEEHTQGNPHVWLDPVLAKQQVTNIRDGLIAADPANKATYEANAATYIKELESLNSEFQLTLQKTPSCTFITFHDAFPYLAKRYNLKQVAVVQIPEDQLSPTDVQNAVNAVKKYKVKALFSEPGVDNKLLSSLSKDLKLTLRPLDSLETGETDPQHYFKAMKANLQTLQTACK; this is encoded by the coding sequence ATGTTGTCAATAACTACTGGCTGTAGTCAATCGAATCCAAATCAGGGAACAACTTCCGAACAGTCGCCGCAAGCACAGGAAGCTGCCTCTACCCCGTCGGTGCAGTCGGAAAAAACTAAAGTAGTGACAACGTTTTTGCCAATATATTTGTTTACTAAGGCAGTAGCTGGGAATGTGGCAGATGTAGAAATTTTAGTGCCACCTGGTACGGAGGTGCATGAATACCAAGCGACACCCGAAAATGTCAAAGCGATCGCAACTGCGAATGTGTTAGTAAAAAATGGTTTAGGTTTGGAGGGATTTCTGGAAAATACTGTTAAAAATGCCCAAAACAGCAAATTAGCGGAAATTGATGCAAGTATTGGTATTAAACCCTTAAATGAAATTTCACCCGTTGTAAAAACGTCTCAAGAGGAAAAAGACGAGGAACACACCCAAGGTAATCCTCACGTTTGGTTAGATCCAGTTTTGGCAAAACAGCAAGTAACTAATATTCGGGATGGATTAATTGCTGCTGACCCAGCGAACAAAGCAACTTATGAGGCGAATGCTGCGACTTATATTAAAGAATTAGAAAGTTTAAACAGCGAATTTCAACTGACTTTGCAAAAAACTCCTAGTTGTACCTTTATTACCTTTCATGATGCGTTTCCATATTTAGCTAAACGCTATAACCTCAAGCAAGTTGCTGTAGTACAAATTCCCGAAGATCAACTTTCACCAACGGATGTGCAAAATGCAGTCAATGCGGTGAAGAAGTACAAAGTTAAAGCTTTATTTAGTGAACCAGGAGTAGATAACAAACTTCTATCGAGCCTCTCCAAAGATTTAAAATTAACTTTGCGTCCTCTGGATTCTCTAGAAACTGGCGAAACAGATCCACAGCATTATTTCAAGGCGATGAAAGCTAACTTGCAAACTCTGCAAACGGCATGTAAATAG